The Diprion similis isolate iyDipSimi1 chromosome 11, iyDipSimi1.1, whole genome shotgun sequence genome includes a region encoding these proteins:
- the LOC124412394 gene encoding TWiK family of potassium channels protein 7-like, with protein sequence MAVSEKTELTRGYNGASGDPEDLEEPEDSEVEGKESKGEKKERGKRKAGVVNSVKRHFLKAETIRKFKSVASHVGLLFTLMLYTAIGGVVFRELELPAELSRLTKLRSTVQTQRRHLVGTITNNTDVSNLATLVSLELEAYEAVVQEAAQAGLLVSLAARDSLKGHSVNENAEDTSSLPLISDRWSVLQAVFFASTVLTTIGYGNMVPTTFGGRMFCIFFALVGIPLTLTVIADWGKIFAGALSNVGRRIKPRIPVSWSTCMPTHMAGRRSLGAFVAVVFLFLYLSCGAGMFMLWEEDWGFFEGFYFCFVTMTTIGFGDLVPKKPKYMLLCTLYILVGLALTSTIIELVRRQYAQSWRQLQALGGPLAEALKRLGEHAGGDMSAFQNDLRKVLTVVSMPRMKRGGGMAGAGGGSGTDGDRRQREWEEAVEAVIRDITAAVPSSPQPDKPIVQIVIYESSV encoded by the exons ATGGCTGTCTCCGAAAAGACGGAATTGACTCGAGGGTACAACGGAGCATCGGGTGATCCGGAGGACCTTGAAGAACCCGAGGATTCGGAGGTCGAAGGAAAGGAATccaagggggaaaaaaaggagCGAGGAAAACGGAAAGCGGGTGTCGTGAATTCGGTAAAAAGACACTTCTTGAAAGCGGAAACTATTCGGAAATTCAAGTCCGTCGCAAGTCACGTGGGGCTACTGTTCACCCTGATGCTTTACACTGCCATTGGCGGGGTG GTGTTTCGAGAACTGGAACTTCCGGCAGAGCTGTCCCGGCTTACCAAGCTCCGTTCCACAGTCCAGACACAACGGCGTCACTTGGTCGGTACCATCACAAACAACACGGACGTTTCGAATTTGGCCACCTTG GTCAGCCTAGAGTTGGAAGCGTACGAGGCCGTGGTCCAGGAAGCAGCTCAAGCAGGTCTCCTCGTGTCTCTTGCAGCAAGGGATTCCCTGAAAGGACATTCCGTGAATGAAAATGCCGAGGATACGTCGAGCCTACCGCTCATTAGCGACAGATGGAGCGTTCTCCAGGCAGTATTTTTCGCCAGTACCGTCCTGACGACGATTG GATACGGAAACATGGTCCCGACGACGTTCGGAGGACGGATGTTCTGCATCTTCTTTGCCCTGGTCGGCATCCCGTTAACCCTAACGGTGATCGCTGACTGGGGGAAAATCTTTGCTGGAGCCCTGAGTAACGTCGGGCGGAGGATCAAGCCCCGAATTCCAGTGTCCTGGTCCACCTGCATGCCCACTCACATGGCCGGCAGGCGGTCCTTAG GAGCGTTCGTGGCTGTggttttcctcttcctctacCTATCCTGCGGAGCTGGAATGTTCATGCTTTGGGAGGAAGACTGGGGATTCTTCGAGGGGTTTTACTTCTGCTTCGTCACCATGACCACCATCGGTTTTGGCGACCTGGTTCCCA aaaagcCGAAATACATGCTCCTCTGCACGCTGTACATTTTGGTCGGTTTGGCGCTGACCAGCACGATCATAGAGCTGGTGCGACGACAGTATGCCCAGTCCTGGCGGCAACTTCAGGCCCTTGGAGGGCCCCTGGCCGAGGCTTTGAAGAGGTTGGGGGAACATGCGGGGGGCGACATGTCCGCCTTCCAGAATGATTTGCGGAAGGTTTTGACCGTGGTGTCGATGCCGCGGATGAAACGTGGCGGAGGAATGGCAGGTGCTGGAGGTGGATCGGGGACCGACGGCGACAGGAGACAACGAGAGTGGGAAGAAGCCGTCGAGGCTGTAATCCGCGACATTACAGCCGCCGTTCCGTCCTCGCCGCAGCCCGACAAGCCGATTGTTCAAATCGTCATCTACGAGTCCAGTGtttag
- the LOC124412404 gene encoding perilipin-2-like isoform X1 — MICRTGSIFDLLFVHVCSIFFFYYVHLHRVTSRRKRSAKNFTIESKQVASIMSGGHSRSCSTDGSVDGEGRRSNEAYECMGRISKIPIVEATALAMLNYYLRVKQSHCTVQTVFENVEEGWSKGVEIVSPVTNKIEKTLERPLKAIDNAACVGLDFVEEKIPSVKLPPDELYEKSKEYMNRNVLEPAVHFTCRLLENVRDQVSQFAKTGDADDKADTGNISKTDEVSKSQK, encoded by the exons ATGATATGTCGCACGGGAAGTATATTTGATTTATTGTTTGTACATGTAtgttctatattttttttctattatgttCATCTCCATCGTGTAACGAGTCGTCGCAAAAGATCggccaaaaatttcacaatcgaATCGAAACAG GTAGCGAGTATCATGTCCGGGGGCCATTCCAGATCTTGTAGCACGGATGGTTCAGTCGATGGTGAAGGTAGAAGATCAAATGAAGCATACGAATGCATGGGGCGGATTTCCAAGATCCCAATCGTTGAGGCTACGGCTTTGGCGATGTTGAATTATTACTTACGCGTAAAGCAGTCGCATTGCACGGTCCAGACGGTGTTCGAAAACGTGGAGGAGGGCTGGAGCAAGGGCGTGGAAATCGTCAGTCCTGTGACCAACAAGATTGAGAAAACCCTGGAGCGTCCCTTAAAAGCAATCGATAACGCTGCCTGCGTGGGTCTGGACTTCGTCGAGGAGAAGATTCCCTCCGTAAAGTTGCCTCCGGATGAGTTGTACGAAAAGTCAAAGGAGTACATGAATCGTAATGTCCTGGAGCCAGCCGTGCATTTCACTTGCAGGCTGTTGGAAAACGTTAGGGATCAAGTATCACAGTTTGCGAAAACTGGCGACGCGGATGATAAGGCGGACACGGGAAATATCAGCAAAACTGACGAGGTTTCGAAAAGTCAGAAATGA
- the LOC124412404 gene encoding lipid storage droplets surface-binding protein 1-like isoform X3 — translation MTKKTDTAAKELNSIQKPAAFSVVDVAYSVASIMSGGHSRSCSTDGSVDGEGRRSNEAYECMGRISKIPIVEATALAMLNYYLRVKQSHCTVQTVFENVEEGWSKGVEIVSPVTNKIEKTLERPLKAIDNAACVGLDFVEEKIPSVKLPPDELYEKSKEYMNRNVLEPAVHFTCRLLENVRDQVSQFAKTGDADDKADTGNISKTDEVSKSQK, via the exons ATGACGAAGAAGACCGACACAGCGGCGAAGGAACTAAATTCAATCCAGAAGCCTGCAGCGTTCAGCGTCGTCGACGTTGCTTACAGC GTAGCGAGTATCATGTCCGGGGGCCATTCCAGATCTTGTAGCACGGATGGTTCAGTCGATGGTGAAGGTAGAAGATCAAATGAAGCATACGAATGCATGGGGCGGATTTCCAAGATCCCAATCGTTGAGGCTACGGCTTTGGCGATGTTGAATTATTACTTACGCGTAAAGCAGTCGCATTGCACGGTCCAGACGGTGTTCGAAAACGTGGAGGAGGGCTGGAGCAAGGGCGTGGAAATCGTCAGTCCTGTGACCAACAAGATTGAGAAAACCCTGGAGCGTCCCTTAAAAGCAATCGATAACGCTGCCTGCGTGGGTCTGGACTTCGTCGAGGAGAAGATTCCCTCCGTAAAGTTGCCTCCGGATGAGTTGTACGAAAAGTCAAAGGAGTACATGAATCGTAATGTCCTGGAGCCAGCCGTGCATTTCACTTGCAGGCTGTTGGAAAACGTTAGGGATCAAGTATCACAGTTTGCGAAAACTGGCGACGCGGATGATAAGGCGGACACGGGAAATATCAGCAAAACTGACGAGGTTTCGAAAAGTCAGAAATGA
- the LOC124412404 gene encoding lipid storage droplets surface-binding protein 1-like isoform X2, producing MTKKTDTAAKELNSIQKPAAFSVVDVAYSVASIMSGGHSRSCSTDGSVDGEGRRSNEAYECMGRISKIPIVEATALAMLNYYLRVKQSHCTVQTVFENVEEGWSKGVEIVSPVTNKIEKTLERPLKAIDNAACVGLDFVEEKIPSVKLPPDELYEKSKEYMNRNVLEPAVHFTCRLLENVRDQVSQFAKTGDADDKADTGNISKTDEVSKSQK from the exons ATGACGAAGAAGACCGACACAGCGGCGAAGGAACTAAATTCAATCCAGAAGCCTGCAGCGTTCAGCGTCGTCGACGTTGCTTACAGCGTGG CGAGTATCATGTCCGGGGGCCATTCCAGATCTTGTAGCACGGATGGTTCAGTCGATGGTGAAGGTAGAAGATCAAATGAAGCATACGAATGCATGGGGCGGATTTCCAAGATCCCAATCGTTGAGGCTACGGCTTTGGCGATGTTGAATTATTACTTACGCGTAAAGCAGTCGCATTGCACGGTCCAGACGGTGTTCGAAAACGTGGAGGAGGGCTGGAGCAAGGGCGTGGAAATCGTCAGTCCTGTGACCAACAAGATTGAGAAAACCCTGGAGCGTCCCTTAAAAGCAATCGATAACGCTGCCTGCGTGGGTCTGGACTTCGTCGAGGAGAAGATTCCCTCCGTAAAGTTGCCTCCGGATGAGTTGTACGAAAAGTCAAAGGAGTACATGAATCGTAATGTCCTGGAGCCAGCCGTGCATTTCACTTGCAGGCTGTTGGAAAACGTTAGGGATCAAGTATCACAGTTTGCGAAAACTGGCGACGCGGATGATAAGGCGGACACGGGAAATATCAGCAAAACTGACGAGGTTTCGAAAAGTCAGAAATGA